A genomic window from Bacteroidota bacterium includes:
- the metF gene encoding methylenetetrahydrofolate reductase [NAD(P)H], whose translation MKVTEHLAKADKTLLSLEILPPLKGKSIHGIYDVLDHLVEFKPSFINVTYHRSEYIYKKRGDDRFDKVFIRKRPGTVGICAAIQFKYKIDAVAHIICGGFTKEETEDALIDLSYLSIDNVLLLRGDASKNERDFIAEPGGHKFASELVKQVVDMNHGIYLEEDSIQGYKTDFNIGVAGYPEKHFESPNLKSDMRFLKQKVEAGADYIVTQMFYDNQKYFDFVNKCRAEGITVPIIPGIKPITAASQIHSIPRTFHVDIPEALSDVIDNCKTPEAVKAAGVKWCIQQSQELVEAGVPCIHYYTMGNVDAMRVIVSEVY comes from the coding sequence ATGAAAGTTACCGAGCACTTAGCAAAAGCTGATAAAACATTATTGTCGCTGGAAATTTTACCGCCGTTAAAAGGTAAAAGTATTCATGGAATTTATGATGTATTAGATCATTTAGTTGAATTTAAACCTTCGTTTATAAATGTTACTTATCACCGCAGTGAATACATTTATAAAAAACGTGGTGATGATCGATTTGACAAGGTATTTATTCGTAAACGTCCCGGGACGGTTGGTATTTGTGCCGCCATTCAATTTAAATATAAAATTGATGCTGTTGCGCATATTATATGTGGTGGTTTTACGAAAGAGGAAACTGAAGATGCATTAATCGATTTAAGTTATTTGAGCATAGATAATGTTTTATTGTTGCGAGGTGATGCATCAAAAAACGAAAGAGATTTTATTGCAGAACCCGGAGGTCATAAATTTGCATCTGAACTTGTAAAACAAGTGGTTGATATGAACCACGGTATTTATTTAGAAGAAGATAGTATTCAGGGATATAAAACTGATTTTAATATTGGTGTTGCCGGCTATCCGGAAAAACATTTTGAAAGTCCGAATTTAAAAAGCGACATGCGTTTTTTGAAACAGAAAGTGGAAGCAGGGGCTGATTACATTGTAACACAAATGTTTTATGACAATCAGAAATATTTTGATTTTGTAAATAAATGTCGGGCAGAAGGAATAACAGTTCCGATTATACCAGGAATAAAACCGATTACTGCAGCTTCGCAAATACATTCTATTCCGAGAACATTTCATGTAGATATTCCGGAGGCATTGAGTGATGTAATTGATAATTGTAAAACACCGGAAGCTGTGAAAGCTGCGGGCGTGAAATGGTGTATTCAACAATCGCAGGAATTAGTTGAAGCTGGCGTGCCATGTATTCATTATTATACGATGGGCAATGTAGATGCGATGCGTGTAATTGTTAGCGAGGTATATTGA
- the purD gene encoding phosphoribosylamine--glycine ligase, translating into MNILLLGSGGREHALAWKIAQSPDCTHLFIAPGNPGSATLGINVDIKPTDFEAIKSFCLNTQISMVVVGPEDPLVAGVVDFFEADAQLNHIPVIGPNKIAAQMEGSKTFAKAFMMRNGVQTPAYKEFNTANSNEAINYIQQHAMPVVIKADGLAAGKGVVICNDAASATSELQLMLSGKFGAAGNKVVIEQFLHGIELTVIILTDGDSYMILPPSKDYKRIGDGDTGLNTGGMGAVSPPPFATDAFMEKVKNKIIEPTLKGLKKENINYKGFLYFGLFNCNDEPYVIEYNARMGDPETQVIMPRIKNNIIDLFSAVATTTLRTKTLETDNRACATVILASHGYPEAFEKGFPITGIENTENCMVFHAGTSAGPNDELVTSGGRVMAVSAYGNDLAEALRNCYINAGRIYFASRYFRRDIGFDVM; encoded by the coding sequence ATGAACATTTTATTGCTTGGCTCCGGTGGTCGTGAACATGCATTGGCATGGAAAATAGCCCAATCTCCTGATTGTACACATTTGTTCATCGCACCAGGTAACCCCGGTTCGGCGACCTTGGGTATCAACGTCGATATTAAGCCAACAGATTTTGAAGCCATCAAATCATTTTGTCTCAATACACAAATAAGTATGGTGGTAGTTGGTCCTGAAGATCCACTGGTAGCCGGTGTTGTCGATTTTTTTGAAGCTGATGCACAACTAAATCATATCCCCGTTATCGGACCAAATAAAATTGCAGCGCAAATGGAAGGCAGTAAAACTTTTGCTAAAGCCTTCATGATGCGCAATGGTGTTCAAACGCCTGCTTATAAAGAATTTAATACAGCTAATAGTAACGAAGCAATAAATTATATTCAGCAACATGCCATGCCGGTGGTAATAAAAGCCGATGGACTGGCAGCAGGAAAAGGAGTGGTGATTTGTAACGATGCGGCATCAGCAACATCAGAATTACAATTAATGCTCAGCGGAAAATTTGGCGCTGCAGGAAATAAAGTAGTAATTGAACAATTTTTACACGGCATAGAATTAACCGTAATTATTTTAACCGATGGCGATAGTTATATGATTTTACCGCCATCAAAAGATTATAAACGAATTGGAGATGGCGATACCGGATTAAATACCGGTGGCATGGGCGCTGTTTCTCCGCCGCCATTTGCAACCGATGCGTTTATGGAAAAAGTAAAAAATAAAATTATTGAACCTACTTTAAAAGGTTTAAAAAAAGAAAATATCAACTACAAAGGATTTTTATATTTTGGTTTATTTAATTGTAACGATGAACCTTATGTAATTGAATATAATGCGCGTATGGGTGATCCGGAAACACAGGTAATAATGCCGCGCATAAAAAATAATATTATCGATTTATTTTCTGCTGTCGCTACTACAACCTTGCGCACTAAAACACTCGAAACCGATAACCGCGCCTGCGCAACAGTAATTCTTGCCAGCCATGGATATCCTGAAGCTTTTGAAAAAGGATTTCCGATTACAGGAATTGAAAATACAGAAAACTGTATGGTATTTCATGCCGGAACATCTGCAGGGCCAAACGATGAACTTGTTACTTCCGGCGGACGCGTCATGGCCGTTTCTGCGTATGGGAATGATTTGGCTGAAGCTTTGCGCAACTGTTACATCAATGCAGGTAGAATTTATTTTGCCTCAAGATATTTCAGAAGAGATATTGGGTTTGATGTAATGTGA
- a CDS encoding PQQ-binding-like beta-propeller repeat protein, with translation MKLIFSLITSILILCYSCKQEEIISTNGGYNTNNQEEPELLWKFPLSPDTTERWSITPILFNEYIVFTGKIPLAPLPNTVKCIDSIYLTYLWEADDVFLEDCADMSYTGGSGYGVYQNYMATLCYDKPRVFDLNTGNVVWDYNPGNGDINMSVWNDKFIHTRVVGTNPFTKSAITMSDFDTPDFDTLYYVDSVDGFSCHLYPPAFMIDDNNDTLIVFQNRQWKSPPYQGKVDLYGYNISDDTLLWKIESIDDYGSSSVFPPLIDNGNVYFKSDYSVHCINVKTGNENWVWESITGSDLLLANLLIADGKLIVKTGGNELYALSLSSGAVIWENTSAGLTPEPLTMFEDVIYYVTADGKLHAVALEDGKELWSFESPNNGQAPSYITYFYNGISIDPVTKRMYVTDIHYLNCFQLK, from the coding sequence ATGAAATTGATTTTTTCCCTTATTACCTCCATCCTGATACTCTGTTATAGCTGTAAACAGGAAGAAATTATATCAACCAATGGTGGATATAATACAAACAACCAGGAAGAACCGGAATTGTTATGGAAATTTCCCTTATCTCCTGATACAACCGAACGGTGGAGCATTACACCAATATTATTTAATGAATACATTGTTTTTACAGGAAAAATTCCACTGGCCCCCCTGCCGAATACAGTTAAATGTATTGATTCCATTTACCTTACCTATTTATGGGAGGCAGATGATGTGTTTTTAGAAGATTGTGCGGATATGAGTTATACTGGTGGCAGTGGATATGGTGTTTATCAAAATTACATGGCAACACTATGTTATGATAAACCCAGAGTGTTTGATTTAAATACCGGTAATGTAGTTTGGGATTATAATCCCGGTAACGGAGATATCAATATGTCGGTTTGGAACGATAAATTTATCCATACAAGAGTAGTGGGAACCAACCCGTTTACTAAAAGTGCTATCACGATGTCAGATTTCGACACACCTGATTTTGATACACTTTATTATGTAGATTCAGTTGATGGGTTTAGTTGCCATTTATATCCTCCCGCATTTATGATAGATGATAATAATGATACGCTAATCGTGTTTCAAAACCGTCAATGGAAAAGTCCACCCTATCAGGGTAAAGTGGATTTATATGGATACAATATTTCAGACGATACATTACTGTGGAAAATAGAAAGTATTGATGACTATGGGAGTAGTTCGGTTTTTCCACCGTTGATTGATAACGGCAATGTTTATTTTAAATCTGATTATTCGGTTCATTGTATTAACGTTAAAACCGGAAATGAAAATTGGGTATGGGAAAGTATTACGGGCTCCGATTTATTACTCGCCAATTTATTAATTGCAGATGGAAAATTAATCGTAAAAACAGGTGGTAATGAATTATATGCATTATCATTGTCGTCAGGAGCAGTGATTTGGGAAAATACATCAGCAGGATTAACCCCTGAACCTTTAACTATGTTTGAAGACGTGATATACTATGTAACAGCCGATGGAAAATTGCACGCAGTTGCCCTTGAGGATGGAAAAGAACTTTGGTCCTTTGAGTCACCAAACAATGGTCAAGCCCCATCTTATATTACTTATTTTTACAACGGTATTTCAATTGACCCTGTTACTAAAAGAATGTATGTTACCGACATACATTACCTGAATTGTTTCCAACTAAAATGA